The Enhydrobacter sp. sequence GCCCTTGGCCGGGATGAGCTGCACCGTCGAGGCCATGTTGATGGCGGCCTGCAGGCCGAACTGCACGGCGAGCCCGGTCGCGGCCAGCGTGATGAAGAGGCTGGTCTCCTTGGTGGCCCGCTGGAGCGCACGCAGGGTCACGAAGACGAACAGCAACAGGATGATCAGGCAGACGATCAGGCCGAACTCCTCGCCGCACACCGCCATCACGAAATCGGTGTGCGCGTCGGGAAGTTGCGCCTTCACCGTGCCCTCGCCCGGCCCGCGCCCGAACAGCGAGCCGTTCATGAAGGCCTCGAGCGCGGTGTTGACCTGGTAGTTGTCGCCCGACGAGGGATCGAGGAAGCGGTCGAAGCGGCTGCGCACATGGGCGAAGGCGAAGTAGGCACCGACCAGGCTCGCCGCGCCGCCAACCACGCCGAAGCCCGCGACCCACATCGGCAGGCCGACAACGAAGAGCTGGGCCGCCCACACCGCCGCCACCACGATGCTCATGCCGAGGTCGGGCTGCATGATCAGGAGCGCCAGCACGATGCCGACCAGCAGGGTCGAGAGGATGTAGCCCGGCGCGGTCCGCTCGGCGCGGCTCTGCGCCAGCAGCCAGGCCGAGATCACGGCGAGGCTCGGCTTCACGAACTCCGACGGCTGGATGCCCGAGAGGCCCGGCACCGCGATCCAGCGCCGCGCGCCCTTGATCTCGACGCCGATCACGAAGGTCAGCGCCAGCAGCACGACGCTGGCCACGAACACGATCAGCGACAGCCGCCGCACATGGCGCGGCGAGGCGAGCGAGATGGCGAGCATCAGCGCCAGCGCCATCGGCAGGAACACGAACTGGCGCTTGGCGAACATGAAGGAGTCGGCGCCGATGCGCTCGGCGGCGGGCGGCGAGGCGGCGAGCGTGAGCAGCACCCCGAAGGCCATGATGGCCAGAACGGCGCCGAGCGCCCAGCGGTCGACCGTCCACCACCATTGGCCGATGACGCTGCGGTCGTCGCGCGGAACCTGGATCATGCCGCCTCCCCCAAACTCTGTGCCCCCGGCAGCGCCCGCGCCATGGCGCGGAAGGCGTCGCCGCGATGCTCGTAGCTCCGCCACTGGTCCCACGAGGCGCAGGCCGGCGACAGCAGCACGACGGCCTTGCCCGCGCCGCTCTCGCGCCGGCTGAGCGCGTAGGCCGCGTCGAGCGCGGACTTGAGATCGCCGCAGCGGCTGAACGGCAGCTTGCCTTCGAGCTGGCCGGCGAACAGCTCGGTCGCCTCGCCGATCAGGAAGGCGTGGCGCACGCGGTCGAACCAGGGCGCGAGCGGCGCCACGCCGCCCTCCTTCGCCTGGCCGCCCAGGATCCAGTAGATGTCGCGATAGGACGAGAGCGCCCGCGCCGCGGCGTCGGCGTTGGTCGCCTTGCTGTCGTTGACATAGACGACGCCGCCGACCGCCGCGACGCGCTCCTGGCGATGCGGCAGGCCGGGATAGCCGCGCAGGCCCTCGACGATCGCCTCGCGCGGCACGCCGAGCCAGCGGCAGGCCGCCCAGGCGCAGGCCGCGTTCTGCGCATTGTGCGCGCCCGGCAATGTCGGCACGTCGGAAAAGTCGACCGTGTAGCCATCCGCATCGACCAGCATGCCGGCGCGGAAGGAGACGCCGCCCGCGATCGGCCGGTCGAGCGCCACCGGAACGACGGCAGCGCCGCCGCGGGCGGCGAGCGTCTCGCGCATGGCGCGCGAGAAATCGTCGTCGACGCCGATCACCGCGCAGTCGCCGGTCTGCTGGCGGTCGAAGATGTGCGCCTTGGCCGCGACGTAGCCCGCCATGTCGCCGTGGCGGTCGATATGGTCGGGCGTGATGTTGAGCCAGACCGCGACATGGGCGTGGAAGGTGTCGAGCAGCTCAAGCTGGTAGGAGGAAAGCTCGAGCACGTACAGGCCCTCGGCGCCGAGCGGGGCGAGATCGAGCGCGCCGCGGCCGATATTGCCGCCGACCTCGCAGGCAAGCCCCGCGCTCTTCAGGATGTGGCCGATCAGCGCCGTCGTGGTCGACTTGCCGTTGGTGCCGGTCACGGCGACGTAGCGTGCGGCGGTGCGGGCGCGCGCCAGCAGCTCGACGTCGCAGATCAGCGGCTTGCCGGCCGCCCGCGCCGCCGCCGCGACCGGATGCGGCCTGGGCAGGCGGTTGGGGATGCCGGGGCTGATGACCAGCGCGCTGATCCCCGGCCACTCGATCCGGTCGGGCTCGACGAGGCGGGCGCCGATCGCCGCCGCGGCGTCGCGCGAGGGTGCGTCGTCGTCCCAGGCGACGCAGTCGATGCCCGACGCCTTCAGGGCGCGCACGGTCGCCAGGCCCGAGCGCGCGAGCCCCAGGACGGCGAAAGACGAGCCCTTGAGGACGCCGAGATCGATCATGCGCTACCTGAGCTTCAGCGTGGCGAGACCGACCATCGAGAGGATGGCGGCAATGATCCAGAAGCGGAAAACGATGGTCGGCTCGGCCCAGCCCTTCTGCTCGAAATGATGATGCAGCGGCGCCATGCGGAAGATGCGCCGGCCGGTCCATTTGTACGACAGCACCTGCACGATCACCGACACGGTCTCGAGCACGAACAGCCCGCCCACGATCGCCAGCACGATCTCGTGCTTGGTGACAACGGCGACCGCGCCCAGCGCGCCGCCGATCGCGAGCGACCCGGTGTCGCCCATGAACACCATGGCGGGCGGCGCGTTGAACCACAGGAAGCCGAGGCCGGCGCCGACCAGTGCCGAGAGCACGACCGAAAGCTCGCCCGAGCGCGGGATGTGATGCAGGTAGAGATAGTTGGTGTAGACCAGGTTGCCGACCACGTAGGCGATCAGCCCGAACACGATCGAGGCCATGATCACCGGCCCGATCGCGAGGCCGTCGAGCCCGTCGGTCAGATTGACGGCGTTGGAGGTGCCGACGATCACCAGCACGGCGAAGACGAGGAATCCGACGAGGCCGAGCGGCACCAGCACGTCCTTCAGGAACGGCAGCGCGAGCGTGTAGCGCAGCGCCGGCGGCGAGGCCTGCCCGATGAAGTAGGCCGCCACCGCCGCCACGGCGATCGAGAGGCCGAGCTTCACCTTGCCCGGTACGCCCTTGGGATTCTTCTTGGTGACCTTGAGATAGTCGTCCCACAGGCCGACCGCGCCGAAGGCCACGGTGATGCCGAGCACGATCCAGACATAGCGGTTGGTGAGATCGGCCCACAGGAGCGTGGCCACCGAGAGCGAGATCAGGATCAGCAGCCCGCCCATGGTGGGCGTGCCCTTCTTGCCCATGACGTGGCTCGCGGGACCGTCCTCGCGGATCGGCTGGCCCTGCTTCTGCTTGCTGCGCAGCCAGCGGATCAGCCGGCCGCCGATCAGGAAGCTCAGCACCAGCGCGGTCAGGAAGGCCGCGATCGACCGGAAGGTCAGGTAGCGGAACAGGTTGAAGGGCGAGAACAGATCCGCCAGGGGGTAGAGAAAGTTGTAGATCATCTCAGCGTTCCGTTTGGCCGCCGCTGGCGGCGAGGACCGCATCGACGACAATCTTCATCTTCGAGCCCAGCGAACCCTTCACCGCAATCACGTCCCCGGCGCGCAAGGCGGCCGCGACGTCCGGCGCGAGCGCCGCCGAATCGGGCCGGTGCACGCCGCGCCGCTCCGCCGGCAGGCGCTGCCACAGCGCCTTCATGTGCGGACCGCACAGGAAGACCTGCGCCGCGCCGCTCGCCGCCACCGCCTCGGCGAGACCGGCATGGTAGCAATCCGCCTTCTCGCCGAGCTCGCGCATGTCGCCCAGCGCCAGCAGCCGCCGGCCGCCCGAAGCGGGCTCGGTTCGCGCCAGCACCGCCAGCATGGCGCGCATCGACGCGGGATTGGCGTTGTAGCTCTCGTCGATGAGCTCCACCGTGCCCGGGCCGAAGGCGAGACGCCGCCGCGCGCCGCGACCCGGGGAGGCCTCGACCCCGGCCAGCGCAGCCGCCGCCCGGTCGAAATCCGCGCCCAGCGCCTCGACGGCGGCCAGTGCCGCCAGGCTGTTCAGGACCCAGTGCTCGCCCGCCGCGCCCAGCCGATACTCGATCCGGCGGCCATGGATCAAGGCGACAACGTCGCTGCCGCGATCGTGCAGGGAGCACGCGAGGAGGCGCGCGTCGGCCGCCTCGCTGCGGCCGAAGCCCACGATGCGCGAAACGCCGAGCCGGCGCGCCCTGGCGGCCAGCCGCTCGAAATGGCGGTTGTCGCGATTGAGCACCGCGACCGCGCCGTCGCGCATGCCGGCGAACAGGCAGGCCTTCTCGTCGGCGATCGCTTCCTCCGAGCCCATGTGGCCGATATGGACCGGTTCGACATTGGTGACGATGCCGACATGCGCCTCGACCAGCCGCGCCAGCGGCTCGATCTCGCCGGGATGGTTCATGCCGATCTCGAACACGCCGTAGCGCGCCTCGCGCGACAGGCGGGCGAGGCTGATCGGCACGCCGACATGGTTGTTGAAGCTGGCGGCGCTGGCCGCGGTCGGCGCCTGGGCCGAAAGCATCGCCCGCAGCGCATCCTTGGTGCTGGTCTTGCCGGCCGAGCCGGTGACGCTTGCCACCTTTGCCGCGCTGCGCTGCCGGCCGGCGCGCCCGAGAGCGACCAGCGCCTGCATCGTGTCCGGCACGCGCACCAGCCTGCCCTGCCCTTCCGGCAGGTCGCGCGACACGACGGCGGCTGCGGCGCCGCGATCCAGCGCCTCGGCGACGAAGGCGTGGCCGTCGCTCGTCTCGCCGGCGAGCGCGAAGAAAAGATCGCCCTTGCCGACCGCGCGGCTGTCGAAGGTGACGCCGACCGCCTCGAACGGCGCCGCCGGCATGGCGACGGGCGACAGGGCGCGCGCGATCTCGCCGGAGGTCCAGAGCGCCGTCATGCGCCGCTCCGCACCAGCGCGCGCGCCACCTCGGCATCGTCGAAGGGATGGGTGACGCCGGCGATGGTCTGGCCGGTCTCGTGGCCCTTGCCGGCGATCAGCAGCAGATCGTCGGACGAGCGGAGCGCGGCGAGGCCCTGCGCGATGGCGGCGCGGCGGCCCTCGCGCACCTCGGCCCAGTTCGTCCGCTCGGCCGGAATGCCGCGGCAAATCTCGGCGCGGATCGCCTCGGGCGATTCGGAGCGCGGATTGTCGTCGGTCACCAGCGTGAGGTCGGCGAGACGGGTCGCGATCTCGCCCATTACCGGCCGCTTGCCGCGGTCGCGATCGCCGCCGCAGCCGAACACCACGACCAGCTTGCCCTTCGCGAAAGGCCGCAGCGTCGCCAGCACCGTCTCCAGCGCCTCGGGCTTGTGGGCGTAGTCGACATAGACCGGCGCACCGCTTTCATGCCGCGCGACGAGCTGCAGCCGGCCGGGCGCACCGCAGAGCGTCGCGAGCGCCGCCACGGCGCGCGCGGCATCGCCGCCCGTCGCCACGACGAGACCGAGGGCGGCCAGCGCGTTCGAGGCCTGGAAGCCGCCGACCAGCGGCAGCTCGACCTCGTGCCGGGTGCCCAGCACCTCGATCGCGAGATGCTGGCCGACTGCCGTCGGTCCGTCGTCGAGCAGCCTGAGCTCGCGGCCCTTGCGGCCGTAGGTCCAGAAGCGCAGGCCGCGGCGCGCGGCGACCTGCGCCAGTGCCTCGGCGCGCGGGCTGTCGGCGTTGACGACGGCAGTGCCGCCCGGCGGCAGCAGCTCCTCGAACAGCCGCGCCTTGGCGGCGAAATACGCCTCCATGGTCGGATGATAGTCGAGATGCTCGTGGGTCAGGTTGGTGAAGGCCGCGGCCGAGAGCTTCAGCCCGTCGAGCCGATGCTGGTCGAGGCCGTGGCTCGACGCCTCGATGGCGAGATGCGTCACGCCCTCGCGCGCCAGCGTGGCGAGATCGGCGTGGAGCTGCACCGGATCGGGGGTCGTGAGGCCCGCTTCGCGCGTGAAGCCCGGCGAGGCGATGCCGAGCGTGCCCACGCTCGCCGCGCGGAGGCCGAGCGCGCTCCAGAGGTGGCGCACGAAATGGACGGTCGAGGATTTGCCGTTGGTGCCGGTGACGGCGGCGATCGTCGCCGGCTGCAGGCCGGCGAAGGCCGCCGCCATCAGCGCGATGCGCCGGCGCGGGTTGGGATCGCGCACGACGGCGATCCCTGGGCCGAGCGGCGGCAGGGCCGACTCCGGCGCGGCCAGGATCGCAACCGCGCCCCTCTTCACCGCATCGGCGACGAAGCGGGCGCCGTCGGCGTGGGTGCCCGCCAGGGCCGCGAACAGGAAACCCGGCCGGACCTGGCGCGAGTCGAGGGTGAGACCGGCGAGGACGGGATCGCGCGGCAGCGCGCCGACGGCCCGCTTGTCGGCGCTCTCCCGCATCAGCTCACTCAACCGAGGCACGACGCGCTCCCGGAGGCGCCGCCAACTGCTCGCCGGGTCGCAGGGGCAGCGCCCTGTGCTCGTTCCTCTGCCCGCGCGCCGAGACCGGCACCGCGCGCACGACGCTGGTCTCGGGGATCGGACGCGATCCGATCTCGAGCGAGGCCGGCCGATCGTTCCAGTCGCCGGGCAGGATGCCGTAGAGGGACACGATGTCCTCGATGATGACCTTCACGCTGGGGGCGGCGACCATGCCGCCGGTCGCGTAGCCGCCGGTCTCCTTCGTTCCCTTCGGCTCGTCAAGCGAGACCAGGACCACGAACTTGGGATCGCTCATCGGAAAGGCGCCGACGAAGGAGCTGAACAGCGCCTTCCGGGCGTAGCCGCCGTGCGCCACCTTTTCCGCCGTGCCGGTCTTGCCGCCGACCTCGTAGCCGGCGAGGTTGGCCTTCTTGCCGGTACCCTCGACCGCGTTCAGCCGCATGAGCTGGCGCATCGTCATCGAGGTCTTGGCCTGGATGACGCGGTGGCCGCTGTCGCGCACCGAGTTGCGCTTGAGGAAGGTCGGCCAGAACTCGATGCCGCCGTTGATCATCGCCGCCACCCCCATGACCACGTGCAGCGGCGTCACCGACATGCCGTGGCCGAAGGCGATGGTCATGGTGTTGATCTTCGCCCAGTGCCGCGGATAGAGCGGCGTGCCGAGCTCCATCAGCTCGGTGTGCAGCGGCTTCAGGAAGCCCAGCTTGTCGAAGAAGGCGCGCTGCGCGTCGGTGCCGACCTCGACCGCCATCTTGGCCGAGCCGATGTTGGACGAGTACTTGAAGATCTCCGGCACCGACAGCACGCGGTGCGGCACGTCGGGATCGTCGTGGATGTAGAAGCGGTCGATCTTGATCGGCGAGCTGGCGTCGAACTTGTCGCCGAGCGAGACCTTGCCGCTGTCGAGGGCGAGCGCGGTGTTGAACACCTTGAACATCGAGCCCTGCTCGTAGACGCCGAGCGTGGCGCGGTTGAACAGGGCCTCGTTGGTGATGGTGCGCGCCTTGTTGGCGTCGTAGGTGGGCAGCGACGCGAGCGCCAGGATCTCGCCGTTGGTGACGTCCATCACGATCGCCTGCGCGCCGATCGCCGAGAACTTCTGCACCGCGTGCGCGATCTCGTCCTCGACCATGCGCTGCAGCCGCAGATCGATGGAAAGCTGCACGGTCTGGCCGCTCTGGAGCTGCTGGTCGAAGTAGCGCTCGATGCCGCCCAGGCCGGCATTGTCGATGTTGGTGTAGCCCACGACGTGCGCCGCGGTCGAACCTTGCGGATAGATGCGCCGCTCCTCGGCCTGGAACTCCAGCCCGGGAATGCCGAGCCGGTTCACGAGGTCGTTCTCGCGCGGGCTGAGCGCGCGCTTGATCCAGACGAAGGTCTTGTCGGACTCGAGCTTGGCCTTCACCTCGTCGTACTTGAGGTCGGGCAACACCGAGACGATCTTGCGCGCCGCGTCGGGCGCGTCGATCACGAGGTGCGGATTGACGAACGCCGACATGACCGGCAGCGAGGTGGCGAGCACGATGCCGTTGCGGTCGACGATGTCGGCGCGCTCGGACTGGATCGCGCCGCCCTGCGCGGCCACGCGCTGCGTCGGCTCGCCGCCGTCGCGCAGCAGCGACACGTACGACATGCGCATGGCGATCGCCGTGAAGGCGACCACCAGAAGCGCCCCGGTGACGACCAGCCGCTGCCGGGCAGTCTCCTGCACATCGCCCTTGTAGCGCTCCTTGGGCGAGGCGTAACGCGCGCCGGCCGCCGCGGGGGACGCGGCGGCCGGTTCGGGCGGACCTTTCTTGCGCCACAGACTCACCGACGCTCCCCTTCGTTTCGCGCGAGGATGTCGTCGATGGTCAAGGCGGCGCCGCGGTCCACCTTTGCCGGACCCGAGGGGGCCGGCGCTTCAGCGAGAGCCGGTCGAGGGGGCGTCGTGGGTCCGGAGAAACGCCCTGGATGGGGTGCGGAGGCCGGCGAGGGGCTGCCGGCCTCCGCTGCGACGCGACCGCCACCGGGCAAAGTCGACGAGGGGACGTCGTTGCCCGTTCGTGGGGGGGAAGGGAGTGGCGTATCGCGTCGCGGGGGGACAGATGACGGGTTCTTGAGCGAGTCGAGGCGCACGACCTGCTTGATCGAGGCCTGCTCGAGCTGGAGATGGGCGTTGGCCAGATGCTCGATGCGCTCGGCCTCGTTGAGATGCGCCCACTCGATCTTGAGGATGTGCGTTGCCTGCTGGCTTTCGACGATCTTCTGGTTGGTGCGGTCGATCCTCTCCTCGAGGTCCTGCACCTTGTATTTGACGGCGAACAGCCCGATCGCCGTGGCGACCGCGACCACCGACCAGAACAGGAGCCCGCGATGGATCATGCGCGGTCCCCGAGCTTCTCGGCGACGCGCAACCGGGCGGAGCGCGCGCGCGGGTTGGCGGCGATCTCGGCCGCGCCCGGCGTCACCGGCCGGCGCGTGAGGTCGCGCAGCGTCGCGCCGCGCGTCGTGGCCGCGGGCGGCGCATGGCGCGACGGGCCGGGTGTCCGCCCCGCCCGCGCCCGCACGAAATCCTTGACCGCGCGGTCCTCGAGCGAATGGAACGACACGACCGCCAGCCGGCCGCCCGGCGCCAGCACCGACTCGGCCGCGACGAGGCCGCGCTCGAGCTCGCCCAGCTCGTCGTTCACCGCGATGCGCAGCGCCTGGAAGGTGCGCGTCGCGGGATCGCTCTCGTCCTTCGCCGAGGGCCCCACCGCGCGGCGCACGATCTCGGCCAGCTCGCCGGTCGTCTCGATCCGCTTCTGCCGGCGGCGCTCGACGATGGCGCGCGCGACGCGGCGGCTGCGCCGCTCCTCGCCGTAACGCCAGAGGATGTCGGCCAGCTCCGCCTCGTCCGCCTCGTTCACGAGGTCGGCCGCCGAACGGCCGCGCTTTTCCATGCGCATGTCGAGCGGCCCGGAGGCGCGGAACGAGAAGCCGCGCTCGGCGCGATCGAACTGCATCGACGACACGCCAAGATCGAGCGCCACGCCGTCGACTTCGGCGACGCCTTCGGCCGACAGAAGATCCGCCATGTCGCCGAAGCGGCCCTCGATCAGGCGCAGCCGCGGCGTGTAGCGCTCGACCAGCGCCCGACCCGCCGCCAGCGCGTCGGGATCGCGGTCGATCGCGATCACCTGGCAGTCGGCGCGGTCGAGGATTCCCCTGGCATAGCCGCCGCCGCCGAACGTGCCGTCGACGTAGCGGCGGCCATCGCGCGGCGCGAGCGCCTCGACCACCTCCTGAACAAGCACGGGAACGTGGCCGGTCATGCCTCGCCTCCCGTCAGGCCGCGCACGAACGCGGCCATCCGTTCGCGATCGGCGTCGCGCCGTGCCTGCCAGCGCTTGGGATTCCAGAGCTGGAACTTGTCGCCCTTGCCAACCAGCATCACGCCGCCTTCGACCTCGAGCACCTCGGCGAACTCGGCCGGCAGCGTGAACCGTCCGTCGGGCTCCATCGGAACGTTGCGCGCGGTCGAGGAGAGAAAGCCCGCCGGATCGAAGGCCTCGTCGTCGAGCGCGACCTTGAGCGCGCCCTTCGGCCCCAGCGCCTCGGCGCGCAGGCGCTCGAGCATCGCATCGAAGCCGGCATGGCTGTTGCCGTTCACGACACCGGGCACGTTGGGCGAGTGATAGAGGATGAAGGCGCCGCGGTCCTCGGCCGGCAGCTCGTCGCGAAAGGCGGCGGGCATCAGAACCCGTCCCTTCTTATCGAGCTTCAACAGGATCTCGGACCGGAATGCCAACGGCCCTCTCCCCCTGGTTCCCGCGCCGCCGGTGCCCCACGCCCCTGCGTCGTCTGATACACGGGATACATTGGGATAACATGGGAAATCCCGGGACGCAACGTCAAAAAGCGATTCGACAAGGAATCCGAAGGGCTTAGATGCTACATCTATTGTCGGTATGACGGAAACAATCGCAACATTTTGTGGTGGCGCATTCCCGTCCCACAAGCCGTGTCACCGCCGAAGATCCCTCGGCTTCGTCTCGGAATGACACAGCACGGAAGAAATGAAGGGTCAGACGGCCTGTAAGCCGGGTTCTGTCCCTGCCCTGCGGCAGGGGATGGCCATTCCTCTGGGACGCCCGTCACCGAGCGCCTCGCGCGACCGACCCGGGCGGCGGCGCGGAAACCCGCTTGCCGGTCGCCCGGCGTGCCGCCCCTATTTGGTCTTGCTCCCGGTGGGGTTTGCCGTGCCGCTTCCGTTGCCGGTCGCGCGGTGGGCTCTTACCCCACCGTTTCACCCTTGCCGTCCCGATGCGCCCAGGGGGCGAACCGGGTTGGCGGTTTGTTTTCTGTGGCACTTTCCCTGGGGTCGCCCCCGCCGGCCGTTAGCCGGCACCGTGTCTCCGTGGAGCCCGGACTTTCCTCACCCGACGGTTGCCCGCCAGGCGCGGCCATCCGGCCGTCTGACCCGGCGCTTAGCTAGGCCCGCGCCCCCACCTGGTCAAGCAGGCCGCCGAGCAGCGCGCGCGTTTCCTGGTCGGCGACGCCATCCACGCGCGCCGGCCGGAAGCGGCGCTGGAACGCCTTGACGATCTCCTCCGGCGCGAGCGCGCCCGCCGGCGCGTAGCCGAAGCGCTGCAGCGCCGCCTGGATATCGCCCTCGACCGGCGCCGCATCCGGCTTTGGCCAGAGACCGATGCCCGCCTCGGCCAACGCCTTCCAGGGAAAGCGCAGGCCGGGATCGATCTTGCGCCTGGGCGCGATGTCGGAATGGCCGACGACGTTCTGCGGCACGATCGCCGGATGGCGTGCCAGGATTCCACGGCAGAGCTCAATCAGCGCAGCGATCTGCGGTCGCGGATAGTCGTGCCGGTCGCCATGCAGGTTCACGATCTCGATGCCGATCGAGCTCGCGTTCAGCGCCTCGCGGCCGCGCCAGTGCGACTGGCCGGCGTGCCAGGCGGCGCGCTCCTCCGGCACGAGGCGATAGACCGTGCCGTCCTCGGCGAGCACGTAGTGCGCGCTGACGCGGGCCGCACGCACGGGATCGGACAGGATGTCCAGCGATTCCGCGAGCGGCAGCTCGGTATAGTGCAGCACCAGTAGATCGATCGCCGCGCCGTCGGGCCGCGCCGCGTGATTGGGCGACGGCCGGTCAATCGTCATCGGAGCGCGCGCATCCTGCGCGCCTGCCCCGAGGTCATCCGAAGGGCTCATGTGCGGGCCGGAAGCCCGCGGTCCATATGAACACGATCACGCCGCCTCGAGCCCGCGCTGGCGGCGCAGGCGATCGTAGGCGTCGTTGATCAGCGCGAGCTTGCGGTTGGCGACGGCGATCGCTTCCTCGGGCAGGCCCTCGGCGATCAGGCGATCGGGATGATGGGCGCGCACCTGGCGCAGCCATGCTTCGCGGATCTGCTCGTCGGTGGCCAGCGGATCGATGCCCAGGATCACGCACGGCTCGCACTCGATCACGCCCAGCGCCGCCGCCCGCGCGCGCTCGAAGCGTTCGGCGCTGAGACCGAAGATGCTCGCCACCCGGGCCAGGTATTCGGCCTCCTCGGCAGTCACCGGACCATCGGCCCTGGCGATGTCGAACAGGCCTTCGAGCACGTTCTCGAGAATCTCGGGCGCATCGGGAAAGAGCGCCGCCACCTGGCGCGCATAGGGCTCGAAGCCCGCGGCGTCGCGCTTGGCGAGATCGAAGAAGCGCTCGACATTGCGCTCCTCGCTTGCCGGCACCTGGAAGAACGAGCGGAAGGCCTCGACCTCGGCGCGCGTCACCTCGCCGTCCACCTTGGCCATCTTGGCGCCGAGCGCAATCACGCCGATGGTGAAGGCGATCTGGCGCAGGCCGGGATGTTCCTCGGAATCGCCGCGCACCGCCGGCGCGGTCTCGTCGCTCGCCCGCTCCTCCAGCACGTAGTGGTCGACCGCGTGGCCCGCCATCACGCCGAGCAGCGCCGCGATCGGGCCGCCCAGCGCGAAGCCCGCCGTACCTCCCACGATCTTGCCCCAGATCTTCATGCCGCAATCGCTACGTGTTCCCGCTCACAGGATCAAGGCACCGATCGCCACGGCAACCAGCAGGCCGAGTGCAAGTCGGCGATAGAATCCTTCGCTGGCGAGGGGGAATAGCCGCTCGCCCAGCAGACCGCCTGCAAGCACCGCCGGCGCGAGACAGAGCCCCTCGAGTCCGGTTTCCCACCGCACCAGATCGCGCGCCACGAACGCCGACAGCGCGGCCGCGTCTACGAACACGAAATAGGTCGTGAGATTGGCGCGCACGCGCTCGACGCTGTCCTTGCCGGCCAGGTAGTAGAAGGCGATCGGCGGTCCGGCCATGCCGGAGAGGCCGTTGAGGAAGCCGCTGATCCCGCCCGCCACCAGCGTCGCCGCCGGCCGCGGCTTGCCGTGATAGCGCCAGCCGCTCGCCAGCAGCGCCACCGCCGCGAGCACGATGCCCGAGATCGCCCAGCGCATCGGCTCCGGCGCGATCCGCGTCAGGGTGACGTTGCCGACTGGCACGCCCGCCGCCGCGGCGACCAGCAGCAGCCCGATGCGGCGCCAGTCGACATGCGCCACCGCGCGCGGCAGCAGCGGCAGGGCGACGATCACCTCCAGCATCAGGCAGAGCGCCACGCCGATCCCGGGCCCGTAGAGCGCCGAGAAGACCGGCGTCATAAGCATCGCCGCCCCGAAGCCCGCGAACCCGCGCACCATGCCGGCAACGACGGCGACGGCCGCAGCGATCAGGAAGGGAAGAGAAAGAAGGTCGGGCATTCAGGGAAGGTGCTTTTGGGACCGCGCGCATCCTGCGCGCTCATGAGCGGGCTGGAAGCCCGCGGTCCATTCCGAGGGCCGCCTCCTCTAGCATTGCGGCCCCCCGAACCCCTCATCATATAATGCAGGCCATGCCCTCAAAGAATCTCGCGGTCGCGCCCCTGCCGCTCCTGATGCCGTACGTCCAGCGACGTCCGGCCAATGTCGG is a genomic window containing:
- a CDS encoding N-acetylmuramoyl-L-alanine amidase; the encoded protein is MTIDRPSPNHAARPDGAAIDLLVLHYTELPLAESLDILSDPVRAARVSAHYVLAEDGTVYRLVPEERAAWHAGQSHWRGREALNASSIGIEIVNLHGDRHDYPRPQIAALIELCRGILARHPAIVPQNVVGHSDIAPRRKIDPGLRFPWKALAEAGIGLWPKPDAAPVEGDIQAALQRFGYAPAGALAPEEIVKAFQRRFRPARVDGVADQETRALLGGLLDQVGARA
- a CDS encoding penicillin-binding protein 2 translates to MSLWRKKGPPEPAAASPAAAGARYASPKERYKGDVQETARQRLVVTGALLVVAFTAIAMRMSYVSLLRDGGEPTQRVAAQGGAIQSERADIVDRNGIVLATSLPVMSAFVNPHLVIDAPDAARKIVSVLPDLKYDEVKAKLESDKTFVWIKRALSPRENDLVNRLGIPGLEFQAEERRIYPQGSTAAHVVGYTNIDNAGLGGIERYFDQQLQSGQTVQLSIDLRLQRMVEDEIAHAVQKFSAIGAQAIVMDVTNGEILALASLPTYDANKARTITNEALFNRATLGVYEQGSMFKVFNTALALDSGKVSLGDKFDASSPIKIDRFYIHDDPDVPHRVLSVPEIFKYSSNIGSAKMAVEVGTDAQRAFFDKLGFLKPLHTELMELGTPLYPRHWAKINTMTIAFGHGMSVTPLHVVMGVAAMINGGIEFWPTFLKRNSVRDSGHRVIQAKTSMTMRQLMRLNAVEGTGKKANLAGYEVGGKTGTAEKVAHGGYARKALFSSFVGAFPMSDPKFVVLVSLDEPKGTKETGGYATGGMVAAPSVKVIIEDIVSLYGILPGDWNDRPASLEIGSRPIPETSVVRAVPVSARGQRNEHRALPLRPGEQLAAPPGARRASVE
- a CDS encoding sulfite exporter TauE/SafE family protein, yielding MPDLLSLPFLIAAAVAVVAGMVRGFAGFGAAMLMTPVFSALYGPGIGVALCLMLEVIVALPLLPRAVAHVDWRRIGLLLVAAAAGVPVGNVTLTRIAPEPMRWAISGIVLAAVALLASGWRYHGKPRPAATLVAGGISGFLNGLSGMAGPPIAFYYLAGKDSVERVRANLTTYFVFVDAAALSAFVARDLVRWETGLEGLCLAPAVLAGGLLGERLFPLASEGFYRRLALGLLVAVAIGALIL
- the rsmH gene encoding 16S rRNA (cytosine(1402)-N(4))-methyltransferase RsmH, whose protein sequence is MTGHVPVLVQEVVEALAPRDGRRYVDGTFGGGGYARGILDRADCQVIAIDRDPDALAAGRALVERYTPRLRLIEGRFGDMADLLSAEGVAEVDGVALDLGVSSMQFDRAERGFSFRASGPLDMRMEKRGRSAADLVNEADEAELADILWRYGEERRSRRVARAIVERRRQKRIETTGELAEIVRRAVGPSAKDESDPATRTFQALRIAVNDELGELERGLVAAESVLAPGGRLAVVSFHSLEDRAVKDFVRARAGRTPGPSRHAPPAATTRGATLRDLTRRPVTPGAAEIAANPRARSARLRVAEKLGDRA
- a CDS encoding TerB family tellurite resistance protein, whose amino-acid sequence is MKIWGKIVGGTAGFALGGPIAALLGVMAGHAVDHYVLEERASDETAPAVRGDSEEHPGLRQIAFTIGVIALGAKMAKVDGEVTRAEVEAFRSFFQVPASEERNVERFFDLAKRDAAGFEPYARQVAALFPDAPEILENVLEGLFDIARADGPVTAEEAEYLARVASIFGLSAERFERARAAALGVIECEPCVILGIDPLATDEQIREAWLRQVRAHHPDRLIAEGLPEEAIAVANRKLALINDAYDRLRRQRGLEAA